A window of the Phycisphaerae bacterium genome harbors these coding sequences:
- a CDS encoding serine protease has protein sequence MIDLHRFPLVVLPLMLFSAVGIHTVNAGGFADPIAEANARVVKLYGLGAGLQAGYGTGILVSSDGLVLTVESLLIDARSVLVVDSAGRRFDADVVKRDSPRQLALLKIRSLRDGDPAEAGVARDNGTTTELGPFEHYDLRCEGTGESACHAPLLPGDWLIVAGNAFKVADGPEPVSIAHGVLSARVRLDARRQLRDFPYTGEVLVIDAITSNPGAPGSAVVNLDGELVGMVGRGVISNRTATHLNYAMPRAVLWDFFREATGVESESKKEAIEHWSAEAMGLHVHSAGYRKVLPFIEHVRRDSPAARAGIRADDLILSVNNFNLPDADTLEARIADIPMNEAVEVVLRRGRSIRTVRVVAQKEAQP, from the coding sequence GTGATCGACCTCCATCGCTTTCCATTGGTCGTATTGCCGCTGATGCTATTCAGCGCAGTCGGCATTCACACCGTGAACGCCGGGGGATTTGCCGATCCCATCGCCGAGGCGAACGCGCGCGTGGTCAAGCTCTACGGCCTTGGTGCCGGTCTTCAGGCTGGGTACGGGACGGGAATCCTCGTTTCGTCAGACGGCCTCGTGCTCACCGTCGAATCCCTGCTCATCGACGCCCGCTCGGTGCTCGTCGTCGATTCGGCCGGGCGCCGTTTTGATGCCGACGTCGTCAAGCGGGACTCGCCCCGCCAACTGGCCCTGCTCAAAATCCGCAGCCTCCGCGATGGCGATCCTGCGGAAGCCGGGGTGGCTCGTGACAATGGCACAACAACTGAACTCGGGCCATTTGAACATTACGACTTGCGCTGCGAGGGGACGGGTGAAAGCGCCTGCCACGCCCCCCTTCTGCCGGGAGACTGGCTGATCGTTGCCGGCAATGCCTTCAAGGTGGCCGACGGTCCAGAGCCCGTCAGCATTGCCCACGGCGTGCTTTCCGCCCGCGTGCGACTTGATGCCCGCCGCCAGCTTCGCGATTTTCCTTACACCGGCGAGGTCCTCGTCATCGATGCCATCACCAGCAATCCCGGGGCGCCGGGCAGCGCCGTTGTGAATCTCGACGGGGAGCTCGTCGGCATGGTCGGGCGGGGAGTCATTTCCAATCGCACGGCGACGCATCTCAACTACGCCATGCCCCGCGCCGTCCTGTGGGATTTTTTCCGGGAGGCGACCGGGGTCGAATCCGAATCGAAGAAGGAGGCGATTGAGCACTGGTCCGCGGAGGCCATGGGATTGCATGTTCATAGCGCGGGCTACCGGAAGGTGTTGCCTTTCATCGAGCACGTTCGTCGCGATTCGCCGGCCGCGCGCGCCGGCATCCGCGCCGATGACCTCATCTTATCTGTCAACAACTTCAATCTACCGGATGCGGACACGCTCGAAGCCAGAATTGCCGACATTCCCATGAACGAAGCGGTGGAAGTGGTCCTGCGTCGCGGCCGGTCCATTCGAACGGTGCGCGTGGTCGCTCAGAAGGAAGCACAACCGTGA